The genomic interval TTCGGCGTTCCGATCCGCGGCAACCTCGCCCTGATCATTTTGCTTTCAGGCGTGTTCCTCGTCACGGGTCTCGGCATCGGTCTGCTCGCCTCCACGATCGCCAACACACAGCAGGAAGCCATGCTCACGGTTTGGATGACTCTCCTGCCGAGCATTTTCCTCTCTGGTTTTTTCTTTCCGCTTGAAGCCATGCCCAAAATATTGCAATGGCTTTCGTATCTCATGCCGTTGCGTTATTACCTCGTCATCATTCGCGCGTTATTACTCAAAGGCGTGGGACTCGATAAGATTCAATTCGATGTCATCGCCATGACTCTCTTCGCAATCGGCATCATGACCCTCGCCGCTTTGCGATTTAGAAAACGACTCGATTAAAGGAGTTCACCATGCACAAACCACCGCTCGCCGTTCGCATCATCGTTGTATTGATCGTCCTCTCCACCATCGGATATTACGCGTTCCGTTCCCTCGCGCCCAAAGAAAATGGACAACTCAAAGCCTCGGGCGCCATCGAGGCGGTGATGGTTAACATCTCGCCTGAGATGATGGGCAAAGTGTTGGACGTGTCTGCAGATGAGGGACAGCCCGTGCAGACGGGGGATCCGCTTCTTTCTCTCGACGGGAGTCTGCTTACCGCCCAGCGAGCCGTCGCGTCCGCCCAGCTTGACTCGGCCAACGCCGCCCTCAACACTGCCTCCGCCGCATACGCCGTGGCGCAACAGCAATACGATGCGACTCTCAACAACGCGCTCGAGCAAGAACAATCCACGCGCGCGAATGTTTGGCGCGCGACAAACCCGGCAGAGTTTAATCAACCCAGCTGGTATTTCTCCAAAGCGGAACGACTCACCGCCGCGCAAGCCGAAGTAGATGCGACTCTGGCGAAATTACAAGATGCCCAGGCGAAATTAGCCGATCTTCAAAAAAGCAACGGTAACGCGCGATTCATGACCATTGAAGCGGACCTCGCTCAGGCGCGACTCGCATGGGAAACTGCAAAGGCGGCTTATGACAAAACCGCTGGCGCATCCGACAGCCAGGATTTACGGGATGCCGCGCAAGTTGTCCTCGATGACGCCGAACTCGCACTGGACGACGCGCAAACCGAATACGATGATGCCCTCTCCACTGATAAGGCGCAGGATGTGCTTGAAGCCCGCGCCAACGTTGCCATCGCGCAGGAAAATTACGATACGGCGCAGGACAATCTCCGCGCTTTGCAAACGGGCGCGAATTCTCCTGCCGTTGTCACCGCGCAAAAGGCTCTCGATCAGGCAAAAGCCGCGATGGAACAAGCGCAAGCCGCCGTCAACACCGCGCAAGCCAATCTCGATCTCATTGACACGCAGATCGCCAAACTCACGGTCAACGCGCCCATGGATGGAGTCATCCTCACGCGCAACGTTGAACCGGGCGAGTTTGTCCAACCTGGCTCCGTCGCGTTTGCGATGGCAAACCTGAATGAATTGACCATCACTGTGTACATTCCCGAAGACCAATACGGCAATATCTCGATTGGGCAACAAGCCACCGTCACTGTCGACTCGTTCCCTGGCGAAACCTTCACCGCCGAAGTCATCCACATCGCCGACCAAGCCGAATTCACCCCGCGCAACGTCCAAACTGTGGAGGGACGCAGTTCAACTGTGTATGCCATCAAGTTGAAAGTGACAGATAACGACGGCAAATTGAAGATCGGCATGCCAGCGGATGTGGTGTTCAAGTAAAGTCACAGGTCAAAGGTCGCAAGTCGAAGGTCAAATAATGCTGTAGGTCAAAATTCATACCAAAAGGAGAAAAATAAAATGGCTGGTATCACTCGCTTTGAAGAGATCGAGGCTTGGAAGACTGCAAGGCAATTGACCAACTTGATTTATGGATTGGGCAATCAGACAGGCTTTAATCGCGACTTTGGCTTACGTGACCAGATTCGACGCGCCTCTGTTTCCGTGATGAGCAACATCGCCGAAGGTTTTGAAAGCCGTACTGATATTCAGTTCATCAATTTTCTCGGAATAGCAAAAGCGTCGGCAGGCGAAGCGCGAGCGCAACTCTACGTGGCTCTCGACCAAAGTTACATTACCGAAGAACAGTTCACAGAAACTTATGCTTTGGCTCAGACCTGCGCCCGTCAAATTTCAAAATTCATCACCTATCTAGAATCCAACCCGCGCAAACGCCGCATTTCCGATGACGAAGCAGACTACGAAGTTTAACGTTCATCCGACTTTCGACCTTCGACTTTCGACTCAATAATATTTCAACCCAACTATGAATAACCTCCTTGTCTCCGCCTCCAACCTCAAAAAACACTTCGGCGATACACACGCCGTTGACGATGTTTCCCTGCGCATCCAATCAGGCGAAATCTACGGACTCGTCGGCGCGGATGGGGCGGGGAAGACGACGACGATTCGCCTGCTCGTCGGCGCGCTCAAAGCGGACGCGGGTGAGGCGGTCATCTGCGGCTACGACATCAACAAGCAGACCGAACAAGCCCGCGCCCAATTTGGTTATCTCTCGCAGAGATTTTCCATGTATGAGGATTTGACCGTTCTCGAAAACATCCGCTTCTTTGCCGAGGCGCGTGGATTGAAATCGAATGAGTGGCTTCCGCGCTCGCTGGAGATTCTCGAATTCGTCGGGCTGGAGAAATTCAAAGACCGCCGCGCAGGTCAACTTTCGGGAGGCATGAAACAGAAATTGGGGTTGGCTTCGGCTCTGGTGACAAAGCCGCGCGTGCTATTGCTCGATGAACCAACCACAGGCGTTGATCCCGTCACACGTCAAGACTTTTGGCAGTTGGTGATTAAGTTGGTGTCGCCCTCCCAATCTCTCGCGCTGAGCGGAGTGAGCCGTAGTTTGGCGAACGCAGACGAAGCGCAGGTTGCAAGTCGTCCTTCGTCTGCGGACTTCGCAGCGAACGCTCAGTCCTCCGCTCAGGGCGATGTGGCAGTATTAATCAGCACGCCTTATATGGATGAGGCTTCCAGATGCCATCGCGTCGGATTCATGAAAAATGGAAAAATCATCGCGGAAGATACGCCGTCGAATCTGCGGGCGCGACTCAATAATCGCGTGCTTGAGTTGCGCGGCTCGCCGATCAATCTTTTGCGTCACGTGGCGCACAACGATCGGGATGTCGAAGATGTTCAAGCGTTCGGTGATCGTCTGCACATCCGCGTAGGGGAGAGAAAGGCTGACGATGTGCTGAGCAGGTTGAAGTCCGCGATTCGAAGCGAGGGCGGACGCGTGGATGAACTCCGCGCGGTGAGTCCCGTTCTCGAAGATGTCTTCATTGCATTATCTTCCCCCCATCATGTTCACGATGGGGGGATAAGAGGGGGGTCGGAGTCCAAATGAGCGAAGCAGTCATCCAAGTGAAAAATCTCACGCGGCGATTTGGCGAATTCGTCGCGGTGGATCACGTCAACTTTGAAGTGGGCGCGGGCGAAGTCGTTGGTTATCTCGGTCCGAACGGATCGGGCAAGACGACGACGATCCGCATGCTGTTGGGTTTGCTCGAGCCGAGCGATGGCAGCGCGACCGTGCTTGGATTCGACGCGTTCAAACAAAGCGAACAGGTGCGGGCGCGCGCGGGATACATGTCGCAAAAATTTGCGATCTATGATGACCTGACCGTGCTGGAAAATTTGACGTTTTACGGCGGCGTCTACGGGATTCGCGACAAGGCGCGCATCGCGCGGACGTTGGAACTGGTCGGCTTGCGTGGGCATGATTCCACGCTGACGCGTTCGCTGTCGGCGGGCTGGCGTCAGCGAGTCGCGTTGGGAATCGCGTTGGTGCATGAACCGAAATTATTGTTCCTCGATGAACCGACATCAGGCGTTGACCCCACCGCGCGCCGCGCCTTCTGGGATTTGATCTACGAACTCGCCGAAAACGGCGTGACGATTTTGGTCACAACGCATTACATGGACGAAGCCGAATATTGCGAACGCGTCGGCATCATGCGCGACGGAAAATTGCTCGCGATGGACACGCCGTCGAACTTGAAAAAGAACATCATCGCGGGCGACGTGTGGGAAGTGTATGCCGATCCGTTGGAAGTGGGACTGGAAGTGTTGCCCGCTGTGGACGGCGTGTTAAGCGTTTCGCTGGCGGGGGATCATTTGAGAACTATAACGGAAAGAGGAAAGAAGAAAGAGGAGTTATTGAGGGGGTTGAAGGTGTTGAGTGTGCGCGATGTGGTTGTCGGCGAGCCGACGTTGGAGGATGTGTTTATTTCGCTGGCGAGGTAATGACAACTTTAGCAGATATGTTGTATACTCAGTTTTGAGGACTTAGCATGTCAGCTTCATTAAGCCAGTTTGAGAACTTCGATTTTCGTGAGTTGCCTATTGGGGTATATATGACAACTTTGGACGGGCAGATAATTGTTTGTAACAGAACAGCTCGCAAGATGTTGGAACTACCCATCGAAGGCCCAATTGACGCGAATATTGAAGATTATTATGCTAACCCTGCTGATAGAGAATCTACGCTTGAGCAATCCATTGAACGTGCAAAACAGGGGAAGAATGTTGAGCGGGGAATATTGCATTTGAAAGTAGGACAGCGGGATTTATATGTTGAAGATTATTCACAAGTAATGAAAGCCCATGATGGGCAGATAATTGGTTTTGTGGGATGCATGGTGGATATAACAAGTGAGATTGAGTCTAGGCGGCATGAAAGGGAATTAAGCGATGCGGTCAATGAATTGCGCTTCGATATTGGGCGTATTCTACACGCCAACACAACCACCTTGGTAATGGTCAAGCAGACGCTGGATGCAGTGATTGAGGCATTTGAACCAAAGCCATTTCCGGATGTTTCCATTCCGTCCACAGATGAAGTGGAATCGCATCTGACTGACGCGGCTAACAAGCTGGCATTTACCATCGAACGATTGGTTGAAAGTGCCGACGAGAAACAGCGTCTGAAGGCTTTGCCTGCCTCACGCTGGAAGCAGTTACTGTGGTTTGTGAGGTTTCTGCGTTCCTTCAAAGAACAAATCCCGACTCCCGAGTCATACTCTCCCGCACTAAGGAAAGTAGCTAATGAGGTGGGTCAAATCCATGCCGCTATCACACCGGGGAAAATCCCGCGTGCACGGACACGTGAAATCCAAATCGTGGCTTGGGAACTGGAAAGGCTGGCTAGTCTCAAAGAAGTGCTTGAGACACGAGCGGCAGTCATTCAGATGGATTACACTATACATAGCTTGCGCGAATTTATCACTTCTGATGCGCGAGCCCCGGTTCAACGTCAGATTATGAGTGTAAAGGCACTCATTATTGAATGCGTTAGGCGTCACGCTGAATATGCCCGAAGTCTCAAAGTAGATATTGATCGCAAAGAAGTAGATGATATATATGTCAACGTCAATGAGCGCGAGATAGTACGCGCCTTTTCTAATTTGATGCATAATGCCATTAAATATTCCTGGCATCGCGGTTTTGAGCGCCGGAAGACAACATTGGTATCTATCCGTACAATGTTAAAGGATCAAAAAGTTTATATCGAATTTGAAAATTGGGGAGTACCTATAAAGCGTGAGGAAATTGAAACGGGGAAGGTATTTGAACTTGGTTATCGTGGAGAAATGTCCAAAGATCTCGGTCGTCTTGGTACGGGTATTGGACTTACTGATGCAAATCATATTGCCAAGTCGCACGGCGGGTATCTAGAAATTGAAAGTCATCCTGCTCATAGTTCTTATGATGAAAGAAGTGAAGGCTACTACAATCAACCTTTTCTTACGAAAGCAACTTTCGTATTGCCTTCGGTAAGAAATTCTAAACCAGCTGAGGAGGCCAGAACTGTATGAAGACCAAAGTTCTTTGGGTGGAAGATAGTGCCCGTTTGGAATTGAGAAACCTGACCGGTCCTATTTATATCAGTGGTGAATATGATATCAATCTCGCCGAGGATGCTACGAGCGCAGTCCGTTATTTACTAACCAAGGAATATGACGTGGTCATTCTTGATATGCGCTTACCTCCAGGAATAGACGATTACTGGGTCAATGTGTATCGAGAAAGGGGCGAAGATAACGCAGATGCGCGGTTAGGCTTGGAATTAGCAAATTGGTTGCTAAGTCATAAATCCGATATTTCTTTTCCACCTCCAGGATGGATTAGACCGTACCATGTTGGCGTATTTACAGTAGAGAATGATGCGGTTCTTCATGCCAGTTTAGAAGATTTGAATATCCAGGTGTTTCAACAGAAAGTTGCAGGCCTTAAAGACACAATACTCGTTGATCTTATTGATCGGATCAAAGAGCAAAACCCTAAATATTTAGAAAAAACAAGAGGGCTAAAATGATGGATATTCCATTTGGTCCTATAGTGTCGTTGATATTATTTCCGGCGGTATATACCCCATGGGCCGCACCTCGGGAAATTAGAATTGTAATTTTAAAAAGAAAACAATGGGTGTTTACTGCACTTGTGCCAATTTTTATATCATTTGTGTTTTTATTCTTAGCAATGTTTTATGCAAACAGGTATACAGGTTTATCAGAACGGATTTGGTATGGTTTGATATTGATCTTGCTGTTGGTTGATATGAGTACGGCAATTGTTCTTGCATATTTTGTCAACACCTATGATGGTTTAGTGCAGCAATTAGAGTTGGAAGTTTTCCGTTCTTTGAAAAAATCGGGCAAGTTAAATAAGAATTCTATTTCTGATTTGCTTGAATTGGGAATTAAAACCGACTCATGGCAAATTCGGAATCTTATTCTCTTAAGTATGACTAGGATTGTCGAAAAAGCCTGTTCTCGTCCCGAGTATCAGGGAGAAAGTTTGGAGTCGCTTTCATTAAGATTGGTGGAAGTGTTTGATACTGATATCTCTGGTAACTTACAAAACTTTT from Candidatus Defluviilinea gracilis carries:
- a CDS encoding ABC transporter ATP-binding protein; this encodes MSEAVIQVKNLTRRFGEFVAVDHVNFEVGAGEVVGYLGPNGSGKTTTIRMLLGLLEPSDGSATVLGFDAFKQSEQVRARAGYMSQKFAIYDDLTVLENLTFYGGVYGIRDKARIARTLELVGLRGHDSTLTRSLSAGWRQRVALGIALVHEPKLLFLDEPTSGVDPTARRAFWDLIYELAENGVTILVTTHYMDEAEYCERVGIMRDGKLLAMDTPSNLKKNIIAGDVWEVYADPLEVGLEVLPAVDGVLSVSLAGDHLRTITERGKKKEELLRGLKVLSVRDVVVGEPTLEDVFISLAR
- a CDS encoding PAS domain-containing sensor histidine kinase, translated to MSASLSQFENFDFRELPIGVYMTTLDGQIIVCNRTARKMLELPIEGPIDANIEDYYANPADRESTLEQSIERAKQGKNVERGILHLKVGQRDLYVEDYSQVMKAHDGQIIGFVGCMVDITSEIESRRHERELSDAVNELRFDIGRILHANTTTLVMVKQTLDAVIEAFEPKPFPDVSIPSTDEVESHLTDAANKLAFTIERLVESADEKQRLKALPASRWKQLLWFVRFLRSFKEQIPTPESYSPALRKVANEVGQIHAAITPGKIPRARTREIQIVAWELERLASLKEVLETRAAVIQMDYTIHSLREFITSDARAPVQRQIMSVKALIIECVRRHAEYARSLKVDIDRKEVDDIYVNVNEREIVRAFSNLMHNAIKYSWHRGFERRKTTLVSIRTMLKDQKVYIEFENWGVPIKREEIETGKVFELGYRGEMSKDLGRLGTGIGLTDANHIAKSHGGYLEIESHPAHSSYDERSEGYYNQPFLTKATFVLPSVRNSKPAEEARTV
- a CDS encoding four helix bundle protein, giving the protein MAGITRFEEIEAWKTARQLTNLIYGLGNQTGFNRDFGLRDQIRRASVSVMSNIAEGFESRTDIQFINFLGIAKASAGEARAQLYVALDQSYITEEQFTETYALAQTCARQISKFITYLESNPRKRRISDDEADYEV
- a CDS encoding response regulator; protein product: MKTKVLWVEDSARLELRNLTGPIYISGEYDINLAEDATSAVRYLLTKEYDVVILDMRLPPGIDDYWVNVYRERGEDNADARLGLELANWLLSHKSDISFPPPGWIRPYHVGVFTVENDAVLHASLEDLNIQVFQQKVAGLKDTILVDLIDRIKEQNPKYLEKTRGLK
- a CDS encoding ABC transporter ATP-binding protein, with protein sequence MNNLLVSASNLKKHFGDTHAVDDVSLRIQSGEIYGLVGADGAGKTTTIRLLVGALKADAGEAVICGYDINKQTEQARAQFGYLSQRFSMYEDLTVLENIRFFAEARGLKSNEWLPRSLEILEFVGLEKFKDRRAGQLSGGMKQKLGLASALVTKPRVLLLDEPTTGVDPVTRQDFWQLVIKLVSPSQSLALSGVSRSLANADEAQVASRPSSADFAANAQSSAQGDVAVLISTPYMDEASRCHRVGFMKNGKIIAEDTPSNLRARLNNRVLELRGSPINLLRHVAHNDRDVEDVQAFGDRLHIRVGERKADDVLSRLKSAIRSEGGRVDELRAVSPVLEDVFIALSSPHHVHDGGIRGGSESK
- a CDS encoding efflux RND transporter periplasmic adaptor subunit, whose protein sequence is MHKPPLAVRIIVVLIVLSTIGYYAFRSLAPKENGQLKASGAIEAVMVNISPEMMGKVLDVSADEGQPVQTGDPLLSLDGSLLTAQRAVASAQLDSANAALNTASAAYAVAQQQYDATLNNALEQEQSTRANVWRATNPAEFNQPSWYFSKAERLTAAQAEVDATLAKLQDAQAKLADLQKSNGNARFMTIEADLAQARLAWETAKAAYDKTAGASDSQDLRDAAQVVLDDAELALDDAQTEYDDALSTDKAQDVLEARANVAIAQENYDTAQDNLRALQTGANSPAVVTAQKALDQAKAAMEQAQAAVNTAQANLDLIDTQIAKLTVNAPMDGVILTRNVEPGEFVQPGSVAFAMANLNELTITVYIPEDQYGNISIGQQATVTVDSFPGETFTAEVIHIADQAEFTPRNVQTVEGRSSTVYAIKLKVTDNDGKLKIGMPADVVFK